A single genomic interval of Zobellia nedashkovskayae harbors:
- a CDS encoding glycoside hydrolase family 31 protein: MITNTELEYKGNLYPNEIVNFVKDKDKFYFTTENGVVLEITVIQDRTIRFRYGTDHAFQPDFSYAIDPNASRGYSHLDCLETKTEYIIETSKLQVLIDKKTLRTQISDLNGNIINEDELGFHWEENYEHGGNTVKMSKITQHTESFYGMGDKATHSNLKGKRVNNWVMDQYAYAKDQDPLYKAIPFYIGLHSGQAYGVFFDNSFRTHFDFAHERRSTTSFWGDGGEMNYYFFYGPEMHKVVRAYTNLTGAPELPPLWALGYHQSKWSYFPESNVKEIAKQFRDLKIPCDALYLDIDYMDGFRCFTWDKKKFPEPKRMIDELYEDGFKTVVMIDPGIKVDKDYWIYQEAVENDYFCKRADGPRMKGKVWPGECNFPDFTNPAVREWWAELYKEFMAEIGVHAVWNDMNEPAVMEVPTKTAPLDTRHDYDGHPSSHRKAHNIYGMQMVRATYEGVKRYVYPKRPLVITRAAYSGTQRFASTWTGDNVATWEHLWIANVQMQRMCMSGYSFVGSDIGGFAEQPNGELFARWIQLGIFHPFCRVHSSGDHGDQEPWSFGTEITDIVRKFIELRYELLPYLYTMFWRYSKEGTPMLLPIVCYDQEDTQTHFRTDEFIFGEQILVCPIQEPNAKGRRMYIPRGDWYNYWTDEVIEGGKEKWVVADIDMVPLFIKAGAIIPKYPVQQYVGELEIKELILDVYFTEGTENSTVYEDAEDGYAYENGKFSLRNFKLLGKEKEMTIQQFKDGAFITTYETFKIKLHGLPFKIGKVEIDNEKVAIKDVMPNGDDIIYVSKDFTQLRITEE, from the coding sequence ATGATAACCAATACCGAGTTAGAATATAAAGGAAATCTTTACCCCAATGAGATTGTTAACTTTGTAAAGGATAAAGATAAATTCTATTTCACAACTGAAAACGGAGTAGTTTTAGAAATCACGGTAATTCAAGATAGAACCATACGGTTCCGATATGGAACTGATCATGCGTTTCAGCCGGATTTTTCCTATGCTATTGACCCTAATGCTAGTAGGGGTTACAGTCACTTAGACTGTTTAGAAACAAAAACCGAATATATAATTGAGACCTCTAAACTACAGGTACTCATTGATAAAAAAACATTACGTACTCAAATATCCGATTTAAACGGTAATATCATCAATGAAGACGAACTAGGTTTTCATTGGGAAGAAAACTATGAGCACGGTGGTAATACCGTGAAAATGAGTAAAATCACCCAACATACCGAGAGTTTCTATGGTATGGGAGATAAAGCCACGCATAGTAACCTTAAAGGGAAAAGAGTAAATAACTGGGTGATGGATCAATACGCTTACGCTAAAGATCAAGACCCACTTTATAAAGCAATACCTTTCTATATAGGTTTGCATAGTGGACAAGCTTACGGTGTTTTCTTTGACAATAGTTTCAGGACTCATTTTGATTTTGCTCACGAACGTCGTTCTACTACAAGTTTTTGGGGAGATGGCGGAGAAATGAACTATTACTTCTTTTACGGCCCGGAAATGCATAAAGTAGTAAGGGCATATACCAATTTGACGGGAGCACCAGAGTTGCCACCTTTGTGGGCTTTGGGGTATCACCAGTCAAAATGGAGTTATTTCCCAGAAAGTAATGTAAAAGAAATAGCTAAACAGTTCAGAGACCTTAAGATACCATGTGATGCCCTTTATTTGGATATTGATTATATGGATGGTTTTAGGTGTTTTACTTGGGATAAAAAGAAATTTCCCGAACCCAAACGTATGATCGATGAATTATATGAAGACGGATTTAAGACCGTAGTCATGATCGATCCGGGTATTAAAGTAGATAAAGATTATTGGATATATCAAGAAGCTGTAGAAAACGATTATTTCTGTAAGCGTGCAGATGGTCCAAGAATGAAAGGAAAAGTATGGCCTGGAGAGTGCAATTTCCCAGATTTCACCAATCCAGCTGTACGTGAGTGGTGGGCAGAGCTATATAAGGAATTCATGGCCGAGATTGGTGTACATGCCGTTTGGAACGATATGAACGAACCGGCTGTTATGGAAGTACCTACTAAAACTGCTCCTTTAGATACACGTCATGATTATGATGGTCACCCTAGTAGCCATAGAAAAGCGCATAACATTTATGGAATGCAAATGGTAAGAGCTACTTATGAAGGTGTAAAAAGATATGTATACCCTAAAAGACCTTTAGTAATTACAAGAGCAGCCTATTCGGGTACGCAGCGCTTTGCTTCAACTTGGACAGGTGATAATGTTGCCACTTGGGAACATTTATGGATAGCCAATGTTCAAATGCAGCGTATGTGTATGAGCGGTTATTCTTTTGTAGGTTCTGATATTGGAGGTTTTGCCGAGCAGCCTAACGGTGAGCTTTTTGCAAGATGGATCCAGTTAGGTATTTTTCATCCTTTTTGTAGAGTCCACTCCAGTGGAGATCACGGAGACCAAGAGCCTTGGTCTTTTGGAACAGAAATTACAGACATTGTTAGAAAGTTCATAGAGCTACGTTACGAATTACTGCCCTATTTATATACCATGTTCTGGAGATATTCAAAAGAGGGAACACCAATGTTATTGCCTATTGTTTGTTACGATCAAGAGGATACACAAACACATTTTAGAACTGATGAGTTCATTTTTGGAGAGCAAATTTTAGTTTGCCCAATTCAAGAACCAAATGCAAAAGGACGTAGAATGTACATCCCTAGAGGTGATTGGTACAATTATTGGACTGATGAGGTTATAGAGGGTGGAAAAGAGAAATGGGTAGTTGCGGATATTGATATGGTTCCTTTGTTTATAAAGGCTGGTGCCATAATTCCAAAATATCCTGTGCAACAGTATGTAGGTGAGCTTGAGATCAAGGAATTGATTTTAGATGTTTACTTTACTGAAGGAACTGAGAACTCTACTGTTTATGAAGATGCGGAAGATGGTTATGCTTATGAGAACGGTAAATTTAGTTTACGGAACTTTAAGCTTTTAGGTAAAGAAAAAGAAATGACCATTCAGCAGTTTAAGGATGGTGCTTTTATTACCACCTATGAAACATTTAAAATTAAATTACATGGGCTTCCATTCAAAATTGGAAAAGTAGAGATAGATAATGAAAAAGTTGCCATAAAGGATGTTATGCCTAATGGAGATGATATTATCTATGTGAGCAAAGACTTTACCCAATTACGAATTACCGAAGAGTAA
- a CDS encoding M48 family metallopeptidase: protein MRKIILVLALFLGVASCKTNPFTGKKVLNFYPNSQIFPTAFAQYDQFLTENNVVESSAEAKMITKVGQRISSAAEKWLTANGYAGYLKDYKWEYNLVNDETVNAWCMPGGKIVFYTGILPICAGERGIAVVMGHEVAHALADHGAQRMSAGVLQQAGAVAGSVAIKDPQKLAIFNQAYAAGSQVGVMLPFSRSHETEADRIGLQIMAIAGYDPTEAAELWKRMKANSGGDAPAEFMSTHPSNDTRIKNLTEWAPAARAEAKKFGVTSFQ, encoded by the coding sequence ATGAGAAAGATAATTTTAGTTTTAGCCCTTTTCTTGGGGGTCGCTTCATGTAAAACGAATCCGTTTACAGGAAAAAAAGTATTGAATTTTTACCCAAACAGTCAAATTTTTCCGACGGCATTTGCGCAGTACGACCAATTCTTAACCGAGAATAATGTGGTAGAAAGTTCAGCAGAAGCAAAAATGATAACCAAAGTCGGTCAACGGATATCTTCCGCTGCTGAAAAATGGTTGACTGCAAATGGGTATGCAGGTTACCTTAAAGATTACAAGTGGGAATATAACTTAGTGAATGATGAAACTGTAAACGCATGGTGTATGCCAGGTGGTAAAATTGTTTTTTATACAGGAATATTACCTATTTGCGCAGGTGAAAGGGGTATTGCGGTTGTAATGGGCCATGAAGTTGCACATGCATTGGCTGATCACGGTGCGCAACGTATGAGTGCTGGTGTCTTACAGCAGGCAGGTGCTGTTGCTGGTAGCGTAGCTATTAAAGACCCTCAAAAATTAGCAATTTTTAATCAAGCTTATGCAGCCGGTTCTCAAGTTGGTGTAATGTTACCTTTTAGTAGAAGTCACGAAACCGAAGCAGATCGCATAGGTTTGCAGATTATGGCAATAGCGGGTTACGATCCAACAGAAGCAGCAGAATTGTGGAAGCGTATGAAAGCCAACAGTGGAGGAGATGCTCCAGCGGAATTCATGAGTACGCACCCTTCTAATGATACTAGAATCAAGAATCTTACTGAATGGGCTCCCGCAGCTAGAGCTGAAGCTAAGAAGTTTGGAGTTACCTCTTTTCAGTAA
- a CDS encoding MFS transporter, which yields MPKTNLPKGSKKLLNAWAFYDWANSVYNLVISSAIFPIFYGALTLVKDEKGRVLDDTVHFLGTDFNNDTLISYVTAAAFLVVSFLSPFLSGIADYVGNKKIFMKFFCYLGAISCIGLYWFSMDYLWFGLLCYFTALIGFWSSLVFYNSYLPDIAFPEQQDAISAKGYSLGYIGSVVLLIICLAMILKFDSFGFEDESTPTRLSFVLTGIWWIVFSQYSYYHLPKGNKKEAFTKDILFNGFKELKLIWEKIKTNVPLKRYLGAFFVYSMAVQTIMLIATYFGIEELDWGTTDSTTGLIVSILLIQIVAILGAFVTSRCSSHFGNINTLIVLNLIWIFICIFAYTITTPMEFYITAAAVGLVMGGIQSLSRSTYSKLLPKDAVDTTSYFSFYDVSEKIGIVIGMLSYGYIAQITGSIRYSIIFLGLFFLIGMFLLTRVNKKAPLEEA from the coding sequence ATGCCAAAAACCAACCTTCCTAAAGGAAGTAAAAAACTTCTGAATGCTTGGGCGTTCTATGATTGGGCCAATTCAGTTTACAACCTCGTAATCTCGTCAGCAATATTTCCTATTTTTTATGGAGCGCTTACCTTGGTTAAAGATGAGAAAGGTAGAGTTCTAGACGATACGGTTCACTTCTTGGGTACCGATTTTAATAATGATACTTTAATCAGTTATGTTACTGCAGCGGCATTTTTGGTGGTTTCTTTTCTGAGCCCGTTTTTAAGCGGAATAGCAGATTACGTGGGCAACAAGAAAATCTTTATGAAGTTCTTTTGCTATTTGGGAGCCATATCTTGTATAGGGTTGTATTGGTTTAGTATGGATTACCTATGGTTTGGGTTGCTTTGTTATTTTACCGCATTGATTGGTTTTTGGTCTAGCCTTGTTTTCTATAATTCTTATCTGCCAGATATAGCATTTCCGGAGCAGCAAGATGCTATTAGTGCTAAAGGCTATTCTTTGGGTTATATTGGTAGTGTGGTGCTTTTGATTATCTGTTTGGCCATGATTTTAAAGTTTGATTCATTTGGTTTTGAAGATGAATCCACACCAACCCGACTTTCGTTTGTCTTAACGGGCATATGGTGGATTGTTTTTAGTCAGTATAGTTATTACCACTTGCCAAAAGGAAATAAAAAGGAGGCTTTTACAAAAGATATTCTATTTAACGGTTTTAAAGAATTGAAGCTTATTTGGGAGAAAATCAAAACCAACGTACCATTAAAGAGATATCTGGGAGCGTTTTTTGTGTACAGTATGGCTGTACAGACTATTATGCTAATTGCTACCTATTTTGGAATAGAAGAACTTGATTGGGGTACAACGGATTCAACTACGGGGCTTATTGTAAGTATTTTGCTCATTCAGATTGTGGCGATTTTGGGAGCTTTCGTAACATCGCGCTGTTCCTCCCATTTTGGGAACATCAATACATTAATTGTTTTGAATCTAATTTGGATTTTCATTTGCATTTTTGCCTACACAATAACAACTCCAATGGAGTTTTACATTACCGCTGCGGCAGTTGGTCTTGTGATGGGTGGTATACAATCTCTGTCTAGATCTACGTATTCCAAGCTTTTGCCTAAGGATGCGGTAGACACCACTTCTTATTTCAGTTTTTACGATGTCTCAGAAAAAATAGGTATTGTTATCGGGATGTTGAGTTATGGTTATATAGCTCAGATAACCGGAAGTATTAGATATTCAATAATATTTTTAGGCTTATTTTTCTTAATAGGGATGTTTCTTTTAACAAGGGTCAATAAAAAAGCCCCTTTAGAAGAGGCTTAA
- a CDS encoding head GIN domain-containing protein codes for MKNFIVLGLALVTLSCSAQWGKGVRGNGKIVSIERNVSDYDAITISGSFDIDLVSGSEGELVVKGEENLLEYIITKVENGKLIIKVEKGVNLKPSLHKGGLHVQVPVESIDALSLSGSGDIVGHTTLKTADFKTSMSGSGDITLDVDTENLTASMSGSGDMNLSGNTRDFKATISGSGDIKAYDLIADNVEATVSGSADIKVTANEKLKARVSGSGDIHYRGNPKKVDTKTSGSGDISGE; via the coding sequence ATGAAAAATTTTATCGTATTAGGTTTAGCATTAGTAACATTATCCTGTTCAGCCCAATGGGGAAAAGGTGTAAGAGGCAATGGAAAGATAGTTTCCATAGAACGAAACGTTAGCGACTATGATGCCATTACCATTTCCGGGTCTTTTGATATTGACTTAGTTAGTGGTAGCGAAGGAGAACTTGTGGTTAAAGGAGAAGAAAATCTATTGGAATACATTATTACAAAGGTAGAAAATGGCAAGCTAATTATTAAAGTAGAAAAAGGGGTTAATCTAAAACCCTCATTGCACAAGGGAGGCTTACATGTACAAGTTCCCGTAGAGAGCATAGATGCTCTTAGCTTGTCTGGTTCTGGAGACATTGTTGGTCATACGACACTAAAAACAGCTGATTTTAAAACTTCCATGTCCGGTTCTGGAGATATAACTTTAGATGTGGATACTGAAAATTTAACCGCCAGCATGTCCGGCTCGGGAGATATGAACCTCAGCGGCAATACTCGCGATTTTAAAGCTACAATTTCTGGCTCAGGAGATATTAAGGCCTATGATTTAATTGCCGATAATGTAGAAGCTACGGTTTCCGGTTCAGCCGATATCAAAGTTACTGCCAATGAAAAGTTGAAAGCAAGGGTTTCTGGTTCGGGTGATATTCATTATCGCGGCAATCCCAAAAAAGTAGATACAAAAACATCTGGTTCAGGAGATATATCTGGCGAATAA
- a CDS encoding RNA polymerase sigma factor, with the protein MSQEREHIDALLQLCLDGKQSAQLEVYNRYYKAMYNTAVRIVKKSDEAEDVMQESFLSAFTKLHTFKGEVAFGSWLKRIVINNSIYQYRKQQKKNEVALEDVLYKVEDNEIGIADSHAFTEPKAQKVMETMKRLKDNYRVSLTLHLIEGYDYEEICEIMNISYSNCRTTISRAKESLRNKMTEA; encoded by the coding sequence TTGAGCCAAGAAAGAGAACATATTGATGCATTATTACAATTGTGTCTAGACGGAAAGCAAAGTGCCCAGCTCGAGGTTTATAATCGGTATTACAAAGCCATGTACAACACGGCAGTACGAATTGTAAAAAAGAGCGACGAAGCCGAAGACGTCATGCAAGAATCATTTCTGAGCGCGTTCACGAAACTTCATACGTTTAAAGGCGAAGTTGCATTTGGTTCTTGGTTGAAGCGTATTGTAATAAACAACAGCATTTATCAGTACAGAAAGCAGCAGAAAAAAAATGAGGTTGCTTTAGAAGATGTGTTGTACAAGGTCGAAGATAACGAAATAGGTATTGCCGACTCTCATGCGTTTACAGAACCGAAGGCTCAAAAAGTGATGGAAACCATGAAGCGATTAAAAGATAACTATAGAGTTTCTTTGACCTTACATCTTATTGAAGGTTATGATTATGAAGAAATATGTGAGATCATGAATATTAGTTATTCAAATTGTAGAACTACTATTTCTAGAGCTAAGGAAAGCTTAAGAAATAAAATGACGGAAGCTTAA
- a CDS encoding Ig-like domain-containing protein: MIKGINLLLSSKLFIFVLVLNFSVNVQSQIPVTGIEIVLDSLEIVEGFEAMLTATVFPSDADNKDIIWSTDSPTIVSVDTLGTVTALVPGTASVMATTDDGGFISSAFVEVLRAPIQVTGIEIVPDSLEIVEGFDAMLTATVFPSDADNKDIIWSTDSPTIVSVDTLGTVTALVPGTASVMATTDDGGFISSAFVEVLRAPIQVTGIEIVPDSLEIVEGFDAILTATVFPSDADNKDIIWSTDSPTIVSVDTLGTVTALVPGTASVMATTDDGGFISSAFVEVLRAPIQVTRIEIVPDSLEIVEGFDAMLTATLFPSDADNKDIIWSTDSPTIVSVDSLGIVTALSAGVAQVMATTNGGGFMDNVSITVKKPLNEVGRWSEPIPFGIVPVAVANLPDGRLITWSSKYKNYFGGADGFTYTEIFDPFLGVNGQPVGEKVTTTNHDMFCPGVNNLGNGQILVTGGSSNPKATLYDYTTDTWMPMDNMNIGRGYHSAVTLSDGSAMVIGGSWSGGLAPNGEKIAEIWRQERGWKILPGLKSDILFNSNDLAFEEEGVYRADNHAWLWAAPNGKIFHAGPGEEMHWIDVSGEGSFEEAGKRLNDTYSMKGNTVMFDIGKLLKTGGATSYASGDAAKDNSFVIDINDENNVVVIPTVNNLSFSRTMQNSVVLPNGEVLVTGGLSTARVFTDDGARLDAEVYNPETNSWRTLAGMHVPRTYHSVSILQADGRVFAGGGGLCNSCSNHLDAEIFSPPYLFDSNGDLADRPTINAPESADYNSVIQVSGSDDISEFSLIRMSSSTHSTNNEQRRVPISFSGNGNYSLNIPDRNILPPGYYMLFALNNEGVPSVAESILVGMPLVLTSGVVLSEEAVELDSGELQELIATVVPSNAENQLVTWSTNNPSVATVDSDGKVTAIATGTAIITAKTNDGAFTARANIVVDGGCTFSNVALGGTAIQSSTYGNGKAFIAIDGITTGTSPWVPDVQHTTNEDSAWWELDLGSDYIIDELKIFNRGDGLESRLNNFHIFVSRRPFSSIATLESLMSNGNIVEYYFEGEAGLEETIPLNTDGRYIRIQLSSSGILNLVEVEVQGCFLGSSKCEGVLPPDIRPSGPFIANDTIQILEATPLGGTWSGASTDGTFDPSKGPGTYSVTYTSDNGIGCIQSYTRDITVNSSCTGIDPPSIIAIGPYLDTDGIQTLEAMPTGGTWSGISTDGTFDPSVGEGIYSVTYTYDNGKGCIQTETAEIRVNTLGSRGCVLSNIAANGTAVQSSTYGNGTASVAIDGETEGTSPWTGSLQHTLNENKPWWELDLGTSSAIEELRIYNRANGLEERLNNFYVFVSQTPFETGISLASLKQDNNIYKYHFSGEAGLEEHLRFDAEGRYLRIQLSSFGILHMSEVEVMGCVMDSSQCEDNQEIVFENVGPFASTDGLQTLIANIDGGIWSGFSSDGTFDPSIGPGSYSVTYSHNSGAGCFQSKTIEIKVNILSDSGCVMANLAINGTATQSSTYGNGYASAAIDGNIQGESPWSGDLQHTTNENRPWWELDLGKERGVEEIHLYNRSNGFESRLNNFYIFISKTPFAVGASLESLQQDENIFEYYFEGNANLMETLKLVTEGRYVRIQLSGNGILHLSEVEVMSCDLTSNATSLKGSITPDSYMTYSENGDDILLAPNPVLDNVQIMGMPREMISKIIIFDMKGRQVLNTKNIENAYSYDTQSLDVSMLTKGVYQLHITLINGKNYTKRFLKK, translated from the coding sequence ATGATTAAGGGAATAAATCTTCTTTTGTCGAGTAAGCTCTTCATTTTTGTATTAGTATTAAATTTTAGTGTAAACGTACAGAGTCAAATACCAGTTACCGGAATAGAGATCGTTCTTGACAGTTTGGAAATAGTTGAAGGCTTCGAAGCAATGCTAACGGCAACCGTATTTCCTTCCGATGCCGATAATAAAGATATCATTTGGTCCACGGATTCCCCAACGATTGTTTCTGTGGACACTTTGGGAACGGTCACGGCACTAGTTCCGGGAACGGCCTCGGTCATGGCGACGACTGATGACGGCGGTTTCATTTCGAGTGCTTTTGTGGAAGTTTTAAGAGCGCCGATACAGGTTACCGGAATAGAGATCGTTCCTGACAGTTTGGAAATAGTTGAAGGCTTCGATGCAATGCTAACGGCAACCGTATTTCCTTCCGATGCCGATAATAAAGATATCATTTGGTCCACGGATTCCCCAACGATTGTTTCTGTGGACACTTTGGGAACGGTCACGGCACTAGTTCCGGGAACGGCCTCGGTCATGGCGACGACTGATGACGGCGGTTTCATTTCGAGTGCTTTTGTGGAAGTTTTAAGAGCGCCGATACAGGTTACCGGAATAGAGATCGTTCCTGACAGTTTGGAAATAGTTGAAGGCTTCGATGCAATTTTAACGGCAACCGTATTTCCTTCCGATGCCGATAATAAAGATATCATTTGGTCCACGGATTCCCCAACGATTGTTTCTGTGGACACCTTGGGAACGGTCACGGCACTAGTTCCGGGAACGGCCTCGGTCATGGCAACTACTGATGACGGCGGTTTCATTTCGAGTGCTTTTGTGGAAGTTTTAAGAGCGCCGATACAGGTTACCAGAATAGAGATCGTTCCTGACAGTTTGGAAATAGTTGAAGGATTCGATGCAATGCTAACGGCAACCTTATTTCCTTCCGATGCCGATAATAAAGATATCATTTGGTCCACGGATTCCCCAACGATTGTTTCTGTGGATTCTTTGGGTATTGTGACTGCACTTAGTGCAGGTGTCGCCCAAGTCATGGCAACTACTAATGGCGGTGGATTCATGGATAATGTTTCAATCACTGTGAAGAAGCCTTTAAATGAAGTAGGTAGATGGAGCGAACCCATACCTTTTGGAATAGTTCCTGTAGCGGTTGCTAACCTTCCAGATGGAAGATTAATCACATGGTCCTCAAAGTATAAGAATTATTTTGGTGGTGCTGATGGTTTTACTTATACAGAAATATTTGACCCTTTTTTAGGTGTGAATGGACAGCCAGTGGGGGAGAAAGTAACAACCACCAATCATGACATGTTCTGCCCGGGGGTTAATAATTTAGGAAACGGACAAATATTGGTTACGGGAGGCTCTTCAAATCCAAAGGCAACTTTATATGATTATACAACAGACACCTGGATGCCAATGGACAATATGAACATTGGGCGAGGATATCATAGTGCCGTTACCCTGTCAGATGGTTCTGCAATGGTAATAGGAGGGTCTTGGAGTGGTGGATTAGCACCAAATGGCGAAAAAATCGCTGAAATATGGAGGCAGGAAAGGGGTTGGAAAATTTTACCTGGTTTGAAGAGTGATATTCTTTTCAATTCAAATGACTTAGCCTTTGAGGAAGAAGGGGTGTATAGAGCCGATAATCATGCTTGGTTGTGGGCAGCACCTAATGGAAAGATTTTTCATGCTGGCCCAGGAGAGGAGATGCATTGGATAGATGTAAGTGGAGAAGGATCTTTTGAAGAAGCTGGAAAAAGATTGAACGACACATATTCAATGAAAGGGAATACGGTAATGTTCGATATTGGAAAATTATTAAAAACTGGGGGCGCTACCTCTTATGCAAGTGGTGATGCGGCTAAGGATAATTCTTTTGTAATTGATATTAATGATGAAAACAATGTAGTAGTTATACCTACAGTAAATAATCTTTCCTTTAGCAGAACAATGCAGAATAGTGTAGTATTGCCAAATGGAGAGGTTTTGGTTACAGGAGGCCTTAGTACAGCTAGGGTTTTCACGGATGATGGTGCAAGGTTAGATGCAGAAGTTTATAACCCCGAAACCAATAGCTGGCGAACCTTGGCAGGTATGCACGTACCGCGTACTTATCATAGTGTTTCCATTTTACAGGCAGATGGAAGAGTATTTGCAGGAGGGGGAGGTTTATGTAATAGTTGCTCGAATCACTTGGACGCTGAAATATTCAGTCCTCCTTATTTATTTGATTCAAATGGTGATTTGGCGGATAGGCCCACTATAAACGCTCCAGAATCTGCGGATTATAATAGTGTAATTCAAGTTTCAGGAAGTGATGATATATCAGAATTTAGTTTAATTAGAATGTCTTCTTCTACTCACAGTACAAATAATGAGCAAAGAAGAGTACCTATTAGTTTTAGTGGTAATGGAAATTATAGTCTGAATATTCCAGATAGAAATATATTGCCCCCTGGATATTATATGTTATTTGCCTTAAACAATGAAGGTGTACCCTCAGTAGCAGAGTCTATATTGGTTGGGATGCCTTTAGTTTTGACATCGGGCGTAGTTTTATCGGAAGAGGCTGTTGAATTAGATTCGGGTGAATTACAAGAGCTAATAGCTACAGTAGTTCCTTCAAATGCAGAAAACCAACTTGTTACTTGGTCAACGAATAACCCATCAGTTGCAACTGTAGACTCAGATGGTAAGGTGACAGCTATAGCTACTGGAACTGCAATAATTACAGCTAAAACCAATGATGGAGCATTTACAGCGAGGGCAAATATTGTCGTAGATGGTGGCTGTACTTTTTCAAACGTAGCATTGGGAGGAACAGCAATTCAATCCAGTACATATGGAAATGGAAAAGCATTTATAGCCATTGATGGGATTACAACAGGTACTTCCCCATGGGTGCCGGATGTGCAGCACACAACAAATGAAGATTCGGCTTGGTGGGAGTTGGATTTAGGGTCAGATTACATAATTGATGAATTAAAAATTTTTAATAGAGGAGATGGTTTAGAATCTAGATTGAATAATTTTCACATTTTTGTATCAAGACGACCATTTTCTTCAATAGCTACATTAGAAAGTTTAATGAGCAATGGTAATATAGTTGAGTATTATTTTGAAGGAGAAGCTGGTTTAGAAGAAACGATTCCTTTAAATACAGATGGTAGATACATTAGAATTCAATTATCAAGTAGTGGAATTTTAAATCTGGTAGAAGTAGAAGTACAAGGATGCTTTTTAGGTAGCTCTAAATGTGAAGGTGTCCTTCCTCCAGACATACGTCCTTCGGGTCCATTTATAGCTAATGACACAATACAAATATTAGAAGCGACTCCATTGGGAGGTACTTGGTCAGGAGCAAGTACTGATGGAACATTTGACCCCAGTAAGGGTCCTGGTACGTATTCTGTTACCTATACTTCTGATAATGGGATTGGCTGTATCCAATCATATACCCGAGATATAACCGTTAATAGTTCTTGTACGGGTATTGACCCTCCAAGTATTATAGCAATAGGGCCATATCTTGATACAGATGGGATACAGACTCTAGAAGCAATGCCAACAGGTGGTACTTGGTCAGGAATAAGCACAGATGGAACTTTTGATCCAAGTGTTGGAGAAGGTATTTATTCGGTAACATATACATATGATAACGGGAAAGGGTGTATACAAACTGAAACAGCGGAAATAAGGGTAAACACACTCGGGAGTAGAGGTTGTGTATTGTCTAATATAGCAGCTAATGGTACTGCCGTACAGTCTAGTACATATGGTAATGGCACTGCTTCTGTTGCAATAGATGGAGAAACAGAGGGGACTTCTCCTTGGACAGGAAGTCTTCAGCATACCCTTAATGAGAATAAACCTTGGTGGGAGCTTGATTTGGGAACGAGCAGTGCCATAGAAGAATTACGCATTTATAATCGTGCGAATGGCTTAGAGGAACGGTTAAACAATTTTTACGTATTTGTCTCCCAAACACCTTTTGAGACAGGAATCTCGCTTGCGTCATTAAAGCAGGATAACAATATTTACAAATACCATTTTAGTGGGGAAGCTGGTCTTGAGGAGCACTTGAGGTTTGACGCGGAAGGAAGGTATTTGCGGATTCAACTTTCCTCCTTTGGAATTTTACATATGTCGGAAGTAGAGGTAATGGGTTGTGTAATGGACTCGTCGCAATGTGAGGATAATCAGGAGATAGTATTCGAGAATGTAGGACCTTTTGCTAGTACGGATGGATTGCAGACATTAATTGCTAATATAGACGGGGGAATTTGGTCAGGCTTTAGTTCTGACGGTACTTTTGACCCTTCAATAGGCCCTGGTAGTTATTCGGTTACGTACTCACATAATAGTGGTGCCGGTTGTTTTCAATCAAAAACTATTGAAATCAAGGTTAATATTTTAAGTGATTCGGGTTGTGTGATGGCTAATTTGGCGATAAATGGAACAGCTACTCAGTCTAGTACCTATGGCAATGGGTATGCATCTGCTGCAATCGATGGGAATATTCAAGGAGAATCTCCCTGGTCCGGTGACCTTCAGCATACCACTAATGAAAATAGACCTTGGTGGGAATTAGACTTAGGAAAAGAAAGAGGGGTTGAAGAAATACACTTATACAATAGAAGCAACGGTTTTGAATCGCGTTTGAACAATTTCTATATTTTTATCTCAAAAACACCTTTTGCTGTGGGAGCCTCATTAGAATCTTTACAACAAGATGAGAATATTTTTGAATATTATTTTGAAGGGAATGCCAATCTTATGGAAACTTTAAAATTAGTAACAGAAGGTAGGTATGTTCGCATTCAACTTTCGGGTAACGGAATACTTCACTTATCTGAAGTAGAGGTAATGTCTTGTGATTTAACCTCGAATGCTACGTCTTTAAAAGGTTCTATTACACCAGATAGTTATATGACTTATTCTGAAAATGGAGACGATATTCTTTTGGCTCCCAACCCAGTGTTGGATAATGTACAAATTATGGGAATGCCTAGGGAGATGATTTCTAAGATAATTATTTTTGATATGAAAGGTAGACAGGTACTTAATACTAAGAATATTGAAAACGCATATAGTTATGATACACAGTCTTTAGATGTTTCTATGCTTACAAAAGGAGTTTATCAATTACATATCACTTTAATAAATGGAAAAAACTATACAAAACGGTTTTTGAAAAAATAA